One region of Mycteria americana isolate JAX WOST 10 ecotype Jacksonville Zoo and Gardens unplaced genomic scaffold, USCA_MyAme_1.0 Scaffold_104, whole genome shotgun sequence genomic DNA includes:
- the LOC142403102 gene encoding olfactory receptor 14A16-like gives MSNGSSINEFLLLAFTDTRELQLLTFWLFLGIYLAALLGNGLIIAAVACDHRLHTPMYFFLLNLSVLDLGSISTTLPKAMANSLWDNRTISYQGCAAQLFSFFFFISAECSLLTVMAYDRYVAICKPLHYGTLLGSRACVHMAAAAWGSGFLNAVLHTANTFSLPVCQGNVLDQFFCEIPQILKLSCSDAYLREFGLIVVSVSLAFACFVFIVLSYVQIFRAVLRIPSEQGRHKAFSTCLPHLAVVSLYVSSGISAHLKPPSISSPSLDLVLSFLYSVVPPAVNPFMYSMRNEELKETLWKLVSSCMTGLIAYTRLSGNEFGGLYTGEDGDSPYALGGE, from the exons ATGTCCAATGGCAGCTCCATCaatgagttcctcctcctggcatttacagacacacgggagctgcagctcttgaccttctggctcttcctgggcatctacctggctgccctcctgggcaatggcctcatcattgccgccgtagcctgcgaccaccgcctccacactcccatgtacttcttcctgctcaacctctccgtccttgacctgggctccatctccaccactctccccaaagccatggcaaATTCCCTGTGGGACAACAGGACCATCTCCTACCAAGGGTGTGCCGCccaactcttttcctttttcttttttatttcagcgGAGTGTTCTCtcctcactgtcatggcctacgaccgctacgttgccatctgcaaacccctgcactacgggaccctcctgggcagcagagcttgtgtccacatggcagcagctgcctggggcagtgggtttctcaatgctgtgctgcacactgccaatacattttcactacccgTCTGCCAAGGCAATGTCCTGGACCAATTCTtttgtgaaatcccccagatcctcaagctctcctgctcagatgcctaCCTCAGGGAATTTGGGCTTATTGTGGTTAGTGTCTCTTTAGCATTTgcgtgttttgttttcattgtgctgtcctatgtgcagatcttcagggctgtgctgaggatcccctctgagcagggacggcacaaagccttctccacgtgcctccctcacctggctgtggtctccctgtatGTCAGCAGCGGCATCTCTGCCCatctgaagcccccctccatctcctccccatctctggaCCTGGTGCTCtcatttctgtactcggtggtgcctccagcagtgaaccccttCATGTACAGCATGAGGAATGAGGAGTTGAAGGAAACcctatggaaactg GTTTCTTCATGTATGACAGGACTGATAGCATATACCAGACTCTCTGGAAATGAATTTGGAGGGTTATATACAGGAGAGGATGGGGACTCACCATATGCCCTGGGCGGGGAGTGA
- the LOC142403099 gene encoding olfactory receptor 14C36-like: MSNNNSITEFLLLVLADTRELQLLHFWLFLGIYLAALLGNSLIIAAVACDHRLHTPMYFFLLNLSLLDLGSISTTVPQAMANCLWDTRAISYAGCAAQVFLFVFFISAEFYLLTVMAYDRYIAICKPLHYGTLLGSRACAKMAAAAWGTVFPYALLHTANTFSIPLCKGNAVDQFFCEVPQILKLSCSDAYLREICLLVVSACLAFGCFVFIVLSYVQIFRAVLRIPSEQGRHKAFSTCLPHLAVLSLFVSTLMFAYLKPRSISSPSLDLVVSVLYSVVPPAVNPLIYSMRNKELKDALKKLFEHILFQHH; encoded by the coding sequence ATGTCCAACAACAACTCCATTACTGAGTTCCTCCTGCTGGTGCTTGCAGACAcgagggagctgcagctcttgcacttctggctcttcctgggcatctacctggctgccctcctgggcaacagcctcatcattgctgccgtagcctgcgaccaccgcctccacacccccatgtacttcttcctgctcaacctctccctcctcgacctgggctccatctccaccactgtcccccaagccatggccaattgcctgtgggacaccagggccatttcctatgcaggatgtgctgcacaggtctttctgtttgtctttttcatttcagcagagttttatcttctcacagtcatggcctacgaccgctacattgccatctgcaaacccctgcactacgggaccctcctgggaaGTAGAGCTTGTgccaaaatggcagcagctgcctggggcactGTTTTTCCCTatgctctgctgcacactgccaacACATTTTCAatacccctctgcaagggcaatgctgtagaccagttcttttgtgaagtcccccagatcctcaagctctcctgctcagacgcCTACCTCAGGGAAATTTGCCTTCTTGTTGTTAGTGCCTGTTTAgcttttggatgttttgttttcattgtgctgtcctatgtgcagatcttcagggccgtgctgaggatcccctctgagcaaggacggcacaaagccttttccacgtgcctccctcacctggccgtgctCTCTCTGTTTGTCAGCACTTtaatgtttgcctacctgaagccccgctccatctcctccccgtccctggatctggtggtgtcagttctgtactcggtggtgcctccagcagtgaaccctctcatctacagcatgaggaacaaggagctcaaggatgccctgaagAAACTGTTTGAACACATACTGTTTCAACATCATTAA
- the LOC142403100 gene encoding olfactory receptor 14A16-like, whose amino-acid sequence MSNSSSITKFLLLAFADTWELQLLHFWLFLGIYLAALLGNGLIIAAVACDHRLHTPMYFFLLNLSLLDLGCISTTLPKAMANCLWDNRAISYQGCVVQLFFFFSFMSAECSLLTVMAYDRYVAICKPLHYGTLLGSRACVHMAAAAWGSGFLNSLLHTANTFSLPLCQGNAVDQFFCEIPQILKLSCSDAYLREAGLLLVSALLAFGCFVFIVLSYVQIFRAVLRIPSEQGRHKAFSTCLPHLAVVSLFISTGIFAHLKPRSISSPSLDLVVSFLYSVVPPAVNPLIYSMRNQELKDALWKLAQCMLFHRQ is encoded by the coding sequence atgtccaacagcagctccatcaccaagttcctcctcctggcatttgcagacacgtgggagctgcagctcttgcacttctggctcttcctgggcatctacctggctgccctcctgggcaatggcctcatcattgccgccgtagcctgcgaccaccgcctccacacccccatgtacttcttcctgctcaacctctccctcctcgatcTTGGCTgcatctccaccactctccccaaagccatggccaattgccTGTGGGACaacagggccatctcctaccaAGGGTGTGTGGtacaactctttttctttttctcttttatgtcagCAGAGTGTTCTCtcctcactgtcatggcctatgaccgctacgttgccatctgcaaacccctgcactacgggaccctcctgggcagcagagcttgtgtccacatggcagcagctgcctggggcagtgggtttctcaattccctcctgcacactgccaatacattttcactaccgctCTGCcagggcaatgctgtggaccagttcttctgtgaaatcccccagatcctcaagctctcctgctcagatgcctacctcagggaagctgggctgcTTCTGGTTAGTGCCCTTTTagcatttgggtgttttgttttcattgtgctgtcctacgtgcagatcttcagggccgtgctgaggatcccctctgagcagggacggcacaaagccttctccacgtgcctccctcacctggctgtggtctccctgtttatcagcactggcatCTTTGCCCACCTGAagccccgctccatctcctccccatccctggacctggtggtgtcatttctgtactcggtggtgcctccagcagtgaaccccctcatctacagcatgaggaaccaggagctcaaggatgccctctGGAAACTGGCCCAATGCATGCTGTTTCACCGACAATAA
- the LOC142403101 gene encoding LOW QUALITY PROTEIN: olfactory receptor 10AG1-like (The sequence of the model RefSeq protein was modified relative to this genomic sequence to represent the inferred CDS: inserted 1 base in 1 codon; deleted 4 bases in 2 codons), whose translation MPRRKGVENHTVGSGFILLGFSDPSSLQGLCSPVFLLIYLLVLTGNSLIALTTVDSSLHSPMDFFLRSLSLLEICYASVTLPKKLVGFLMQDGRISXVLLGSIKCLLLAPLAYDRYKPICALLHYTLIMSRGLCISLVVGSWGTTYPVAVQVEVGQTDQVFTLPFCASHDLHHFFCDVPPLLELACADTSWNQVMLYTIILLFAILPFSLIVLSYIKSIRPVLKIPSVNGRHKAFSTCSSHLGVVTLFYGSATVVYLNRHSRHSVDTDKWI comes from the exons ATGCCCCGAAGAAAAGGCGTGGAGAATCACACCGTTGGATCGGGATTCATTCTTCTGGGA TTTTCTGacccctccagcctgcagggcctgTGCTCTCCAGTATTCCTGCTCATCTACCTCCTGGTCCTCACAGGGAACAGCCTGATTGCACTCACCACAGTGGACTCaagcctccacagccccatggaTTTCTTCCTGAGGAGCTTGTCCTTGCTGGAGATCTGCTATGCGTCAGTCACTCTTCCAAAAAAGCTGGTGGGTTTCCTGATGCAAGATGGCAGGATCT TGGTTTTGTTGGGCAGCATCAAATGCCTTCTCCTGGCTCCcctggcctatgaccgctacaaaCCCATATGTGCCCTCCTGCACTATACCCTCATCATGAGCAGGGGTCTCTGCATCAGCCTGGTGGTGGGGTCGTGGGGTACCACATACCCC GTAGCAGTGCAAGTGGAAGTAGGACAGACCGACCAGGTGTTCACTTTGCCCTTCTGTGCATCCCATGACCTTCATCACTTTTTCTGTGATGTCCCCCCTCTGCTGGAACTGGCCTGTGCAGACACTTCCTGGAACCAAGTGATGCTGTACACCATCATCCTGCTATTTgcaatccttcctttctccttaatAGTTCTTTCTTACATTAAAAGTATCAGGCCAGTTCTGAAAATACCTTCAGTTAACGGcagacacaaagccttttccacctGCTCTTCACACCTCGGGGTGGTGACGCTCTTCTATGGCTCAGCCACAGTCGTCTACTTAAATCGACATTCAAGGCATTCTGTAGACACCGACaaatggatttga